From the genome of Nocardia mangyaensis:
AGCTGTCGACGATCATGGGTACGACGAGTTCCTGTACTCGGCGAGCCGCGAGTTCGGTGGCCATCACAATCACGCGACGACGGTCGGTCGGGTGCAGCGAGCGCGCGATGTAGCCCTGCTTCTCCAGCCGGTTGAGCATGATCGTGACGCCGGCGGAGGTGAGGCCGAGCCGTTCGGCCAGTAGGCCCGGCGTCGTACCCTTCTCGTCCTCGAGCAGGACGATCTCCAGCGCACGCCGATCGGTCTCGTTCACACCGAGCACTCTGATCAGTTCACGGGTCAGATCCTCGACGGTTTCGTGATAGAACTCCAGGGCCCTTTTGAGCTCGACCGAGATCCGGGCGGGTTCGGTTGGTCTAGGGCGCACAGGCGTTCCCC
Proteins encoded in this window:
- a CDS encoding MarR family winged helix-turn-helix transcriptional regulator — its product is MRPRPTEPARISVELKRALEFYHETVEDLTRELIRVLGVNETDRRALEIVLLEDEKGTTPGLLAERLGLTSAGVTIMLNRLEKQGYIARSLHPTDRRRVIVMATELAARRVQELVVPMIVDSYKMLLKYYDPAELETIADFLTRAGELQRIHRQRLRDVDPFSRT